The genomic segment TTCCCCCAGCCGGGGTTCGTGGCGAGCGCAGAGGTTCAGGCGCTCGTGCCCCACATCTACCACGACGTGGTGAACCTGGCGCCGGTCGGCTCCAGCGCCAGCGGTACGATTGCGGTCCCGGTTTCGGGGTACAGTTGGGCGGTCGCGCCCCGGGTCGAACTCGGCTACCAGCTGGGGTCCGGGTTCGGGGAGTTCGTGGTGAACTACCAGTTCCTCGAAACGCACGGATCGCGTTCGACGCCGTTCGGCCCCGACGGCCCGGCGGGCGTGGGGAGCAAGTTGCAGTTCAATCTGGCCGACTTCGATTACGTGAGCCGGCAGTTCACGCCCTGGGAGCGGTGGGGGCTGAAGTGGCGGATCGGGTTCCGGACGCTCCAAATGTTCTACAACACCACGCTCACTCAGCCGTTCGATGTCGCGTCCGCGGGTAGCGGCGTCTTCCAGCAACAAGGGTACAACGCCTACCACGGGTACGGCGGCCACGTCGGGGCGGAAGTGGACCGCGACTTGGGGCGCCTCGTGCCGGGGCTCAGCTTCGTTGGCAAACTCGACGTCGGGAGTACGGCCGGCTTCATCAAACAAACCGTCACCCAGACCATGGTGGACGGAACGTTCTCGAGCGGCGCCTATCGATGGGACCAGGCGGTCCCGAGTATATACACGCACCTGGGGCTGAATTACCACGTGCCCGGCTCCCGGCTGGACCTTTATCTCGGCGGGACCGGCGCGTACTTCTGGCAAGTGGGCAAAAACAACAACGTGGCGCTGACCGCGGTCGGCAAGGGAACGGCCGCCGGGGACTTGTCGCTTCTGGGCGCGACCTTCCGCCTAACCTGGAACTACTGAGCGGGCGTACAGAATCGACATTGATCGGGGGAAGTGAACGGTGGGCGGTGGCATCCGTGACGAGTTCGAAACGGGTCATTTTTTCGTAAATGGACTCGGAGTGCTCGCTGATCGGTCCGTGTTCACACCAACGATCGCCCGGCGACCATGTGGCGGAACGGCGAGCAGGAGACCCTATCCTCCATTTTCACTCGCTTTCGGGATGAGACGCGAATCAGTAAAATTGTTCATGTGTGGGCTCCCGTGCCGAACCGCTCGGCGACGAGCGTTTCCGATCGTAAGCTTGAGTTCATGCCAGAGATGGAAATTTCGGTCTCGCCTTGGCACTAAAAGTGCTTATAAGCAATTTGTAGCCAACAAATGTTTATGTGGGCGTACCAGTCCTTTCGGTGGACTCGCTGCTGCGCTACGCAATTAACGGATGTTTGTGGGTGGCTTTCATAGACGGATCATCATTGAATCGACCCGCCCGGACCCTTGCGCCGCGACCGAGGAGCGACCCGCACGATGGCAACCGCGACACCCAATCCGACCGAGACCGCAACGAACGTCTCCGTCGTTTCCCCTTCGGTTTCGACGACGGAAGTGAAGATCCTTCCCCCGACCGGTTCGCCCACGACGACCGGAGTTCATGAACCTCTGGCAGGGCACGGAGTGTCTGGGGGGGGCCTTTCGGAACCGCCCGGATCGAGGAAGGAGACGCTCAAAACGGTTGCAATCTTGTTCGTCGCAATGGCAGTTCTGGGTGTCGTGTTCGCCGTTTCGCTCGGGTGGGAACTTCCCGGGCTGACGCACGAGAAGGGGCAAACGACGAAGGCTCCGGACACCGCGCCGCTCAAAGTTGAACTGGTGAAGGACGAGAAACAACCGTCGGGCTACGTCCCGAACACCCTTGCCATTCCGCCGGCAGTTCAGGAGAGCCTCGGCATCCTTCGCAAGGGACGGGTCGAAGGGGTCGCCGTTGTCACCCTGCCGCTGACGAACCAGACGATTGAGTTCCCCGGCTCGACGGCGGTGAACCCCGCCAAAATTGCCCGGATCAAGGTCCGGTTCCCGACGAACGGGTCCGAAGTGACCTCGATCGGCAAAACGGTGGAATCGTTCCCGCCGACCGTCGAGCGCGAGCTCCGTACCGGTGATACCGTGAAGGCCGGACAGGTTCTGGCCGATTTCTACAGTGTGGACGTCGGGTCGAAAAAGAACGACCTGATCGACGCCGTCTACCAACTCAAACTGGACCAGGAGATCTACGACCGGGCAGTCGCGTCCGGCGGGGCCGTGCCCGAAGTGTTCGTCAAGAACGCTTACCGGGCCGTCGTCGGCGACCTGAACGCGATCGACCGCGCGGTGAAGACGCTGCAAACCTGGAACGTGCCCCAAGAGGACATCGACGCCGTGCGCAAGGAGGCCGAGGAGATCAGCAAGCAGCTCATCGCGAAACCCGGCACCCGGCCCACGATCG from the Frigoriglobus tundricola genome contains:
- a CDS encoding Lpg1974 family pore-forming outer membrane protein; translation: MNRSVHKLVLMAAVVAAGSATHGSAQQAAAPPMPTMLPPIPGAADPTPTTPTPALGSPNPVPDFQTSWPRPPLEPPSLFRQAPVPTAYGCDPLPGRYFERDPLLDPPSFPQPGFVASAEVQALVPHIYHDVVNLAPVGSSASGTIAVPVSGYSWAVAPRVELGYQLGSGFGEFVVNYQFLETHGSRSTPFGPDGPAGVGSKLQFNLADFDYVSRQFTPWERWGLKWRIGFRTLQMFYNTTLTQPFDVASAGSGVFQQQGYNAYHGYGGHVGAEVDRDLGRLVPGLSFVGKLDVGSTAGFIKQTVTQTMVDGTFSSGAYRWDQAVPSIYTHLGLNYHVPGSRLDLYLGGTGAYFWQVGKNNNVALTAVGKGTAAGDLSLLGATFRLTWNY